One genomic segment of Deinococcota bacterium includes these proteins:
- a CDS encoding mandelate racemase/muconate lactonizing enzyme family protein, with protein sequence MRIVDIQERTVSIASDIRNAYIDFSKMNVSVVAVYTDVDVNGQRVIGYGFNSNGRYAQGCILRERIIPRIMNAEPKSLLDETGNALDPQRVWDVMMMNEKPGGHGERSVAVGVIDMALWDALAKAEGKPLYRLLAERYRNGEADEQVFVYAAGGYYYPGKEVEQLKEEMQSYLDMGYSVVKMKIGGASLEEDLRRIEVVLELVGSGENLAVDANGRFDLDTAVAYARALEPYGLRWYEEAGDPLDYALQAELSEHYQPAMATGENLFSMQDARNLLRHGGLRKDRDILQMDPVLSYGLVEYRRTLSVLQEMGWSARRCIPHGGHQFALNIAAGLGLGGNESYPQVFKPFGGFADSTPVENSLVGLPEVAGIGFEAKSELYALLTSLFHGDG encoded by the coding sequence GTGAGAATCGTCGATATTCAAGAGCGCACCGTGTCGATCGCCTCGGATATCCGCAACGCCTATATCGACTTCAGCAAGATGAACGTCTCGGTCGTTGCCGTCTACACCGATGTGGACGTGAACGGCCAGAGGGTGATCGGCTACGGCTTCAACTCGAACGGCCGTTACGCCCAGGGCTGCATCCTGCGCGAGCGCATCATCCCGCGCATCATGAACGCCGAGCCCAAAAGCCTCTTGGACGAGACGGGCAACGCCCTAGACCCACAGCGCGTCTGGGACGTCATGATGATGAACGAGAAGCCCGGCGGTCACGGCGAGCGCTCCGTGGCGGTAGGCGTCATCGACATGGCCCTCTGGGACGCGCTGGCCAAGGCCGAAGGAAAACCCCTCTACCGCCTGCTCGCAGAGCGCTACCGGAATGGCGAAGCGGATGAGCAGGTTTTCGTCTATGCCGCAGGCGGCTACTACTACCCCGGCAAGGAGGTCGAGCAGCTAAAGGAGGAGATGCAGAGCTACCTCGACATGGGCTACAGCGTCGTCAAGATGAAAATAGGCGGCGCCAGCCTCGAGGAAGACCTCAGACGTATCGAGGTGGTGCTCGAGCTGGTCGGTTCAGGTGAGAACCTGGCCGTGGACGCCAACGGTCGTTTCGATCTCGATACCGCGGTGGCTTATGCCAGGGCGCTCGAGCCGTACGGGCTGCGCTGGTACGAGGAGGCTGGAGATCCTCTGGATTATGCCTTGCAGGCTGAACTTAGCGAGCATTACCAGCCGGCTATGGCGACGGGAGAAAATCTGTTTTCCATGCAGGACGCGCGGAATCTATTGCGGCACGGCGGCCTCCGAAAGGACCGGGACATCTTGCAGATGGACCCCGTGCTTTCTTACGGCCTGGTAGAGTACAGGCGGACACTATCGGTGCTTCAGGAGATGGGGTGGTCCGCGCGCCGCTGCATTCCCCATGGCGGCCACCAGTTCGCCCTCAACATCGCGGCGGGTCTGGGCCTCGGCGGCAACGAGTCTTACCCCCAGGTGTTCAAGCCGTTTGGTGGCTTTGCCGACAGCACGCCCGTCGAGAACAGCCTTGTCGGTCTACCCGAGGTAGCGGGCATCGGTTTTGAAGCCAAGAGCGAACTCTACGCGCTCCTCACCTCCTT